GCGGCGCCGCGCGCGTCGTCGAACTCCACCGTCCACCGCATGCGTCAGACGTTGAACTTGAACAGCATCACGTCGCCGTCCGCCACGACGTACTCCTTCCCCTCGCTGCGCACCGCGCCCTTCTCGCGCGCGCCCTTCCAGCCGCCCATCGACACGAAGTCGTCGTAGCCCACCGTGTCGGCCTTGATGAAGCCGCGCTCGAAGTCCGTGTGGATCACGCCCGCCGCCTTCGGCGCGGTGTCGCCGCGGTGGATCGTCCACGCGCGCACCTCCTGCTCGCCGGCCGTGAAGTACGTCTCGAGGCCGAGCAGGTCGTAGCCGGCGCGGATCAGGCGGTCGAGCCCCGCGCTCTCCAGCCCCAGCGACGCGAGGAAGTCCGCGCGGTCCTCCGCGGGCAGCTCGGCCAGCTCGCTCTCGATCTTGGCGGAGAAGGGGACCACGCTCGCCAGCTCGCCGCTGGCGACGATCGCCGCGCGCAGCGCCTTGAGGTGCGCGCCCTCGTCGCCCGTCAGCTCGGCGTCGGTGACGTTGGCGGCGTAGAGGATCGGCTTGACCGTGAGCAGCGAGAGCGGCTGCAGCGTCGCCTTCTCGTCGTCGGTGAGCTTCGCCTCCCAGAGCCCGCGGCCGTCCTTGAGGAACTCGTACGCGCGCTCCAGCACCGCGACCTCCGCCTTCGCGTCGGCGTCGCCGGTCTTGGCCGCGCGGCGCGTCCGGTCCAGGCGCTTCTCGACCGTCGCGAGGTCGGCCAGCGCGAGCTCGAACTCGATCACCTCGCGGTCGCGCACCGGGTTCACGTCGCCCATCACGTGCAGCACGTCGTCGTCGTCGAAGCAGCGCACGACGTGCACGATGGCGTCGGTCTCGCGGATGTTGGCGAGGAACTGGTTGCCCAGGCCCTCACCCTGCGACGCGCCCTTCACGAGGCCGGCGATGTCGACGAACTCGACGACCGCGGGCACGGTGCGCTGCGGCTTGACGACGTCCGCCAGCCGGTCGAGGCGCGCGTCCGGGACGTTCACGCGGCCGACGTTGGGGTCCTTGGTGGCGAACGGGTAGTTCGCCGCCAGGACGCCCGCCGAGGTGAGCGCGTTGAAGAGCGTCGACTTGCCCACGTTGGGGAGGCCGACGATGCCGATGCGGAGCATGGACTATCCGTTGGAATTGTGCTTGTTCATCGCCGCCAGGATCCCGTCCCGCAGCCACGTCTCGCTCGCGTCCACGAGCTTCGGCATCAGCGCGACGACCTCCTGCCGCTCCACCGCGTCGAACGGCGAGAGCACGAAGTCGGCGAGGTTGCCGATCTCGCGCGCCTCGTCCACCGGCTTCGTGCCGATGCGCAGGCGCCCGTAGTTCTGCGAGCCGATCTCGCGCTCGATCGACTTGAGGCCGTTGCTGCCGCCGGCGCCGCCCTGCGGACGGAGGCGGTAGCGGCCGACCGGGAGCGCCACGTCGTCGCACACCACGAGCAGGTCGGTCGCGGGCGCCCAGAACGGCTTGCGCAGGTAGGTCCGGAGGACCGTCCCGCTGAGGTTGTAGTACGTCTGCGGCTTGACCAGGCGCACCTTGAGCGAGCCGACCAGACCGGTGGTGGTGAGGGCGTCGCCGTCCTTCCGCCAGCCGTCGAAACGCCAAACGTCGGCCAGGTGGTCGAGGACCCACCAGCCGACGTTGTGGCGCGTCGCCTCGTACTCGCGCCCGGGGTTGCCCAGTCCGAGGAGGACCTTCACGGCAGCTCCGGGTGCGCGGGCGGTTACTCCTCGGCCTTCTTCTGGCGGATGACCTCGGGCTCCGCCGGGCTGGCGGCCGTCGTCTCCTCCGAGGCGGCGGCCTTCGAGCCGGCCACCGAGCACACGGTCGCGTCGGCGTCGTCGAGCACCGTCACGCCGGCCGGCAGCTGCAGGTCGCGGACGTGGAGCGGGTGGCCGATCGTCAGCTTCGAGATGTCGACGTCGACGTGGTTCGGGATGCTCGCCGGGTCGACCGAGATCGAGATCTCGCGCATGACCTCCTCGAAGATGCCGCCCTGCTCGCGGACGCCGATCGCGGTGCCGACGAAGACGAGCGGGACGTTCACCGTCACCTTCTCGCCGGCCACCAGCTCCTGGAAGTCGACGTGCAGGATGTGGCGGCGGACGGGGTGGCGCTGGATCTCGCGGATCAGCGTGCGGGCCGTGCCGCCACCCAGGCCGAGCTCGACGACGGTGCTGGCAGCGGAGATGCGGCCGAGGAGGCGCTCGAGCTCGCGCGCGTCGACGGTGATCGACTCGGCGGCGCGGTTGTGCCCGTAGACGACGGCGGGGATGCGGCCGGCCGCGCGCAGCTTGCGCGCGACGCCCTTGCCGGTCTCCGAGCGCGGCTCGGCGGCGAGATTGGTGTTCGCCATGGAAGGCGTCCTTGTATCCGGAAGTCTGTGTCGGAAAACGGGTTACCCTCAGCCGTAGCACCGGATTGCCGACGGCCGCCTCTCACCCGCAGCCGAACAAGCTAAACCGATACGGCGAAAGACGATAGGGCGGAGGACGGTGAAGCGGAGGACGGAAGGGCGTGAAACGAAGAGGCGGACCCTTCGAGCTTGAAGCCTCAAGCGAAGGTCCGCCGTTTCGTATCGCGCCGTATCGACTTCCGCGGTTCCGTTCTCCGCCGTTCCGTCCTCCGCCTCCTCGTTCTCCGCCGTAGCGCCTACCGGCGTCAGTCGAAGAGGCTCGAGACGCTCTGATCGGAGTGGGTAAACCGGATCGCCTTCGCCAGCAGCTCGCCCACCGACAGCACGTGCAGCGAGTCGAAGCGGCGCTCGGGCGCGATGTTGATCGTGTCCGTCACCGTGACCTCGACGATCGGCGCCTCGCTCAGGCGCTGCTTCGCGGGGCCGGAGAGCAGCGCGTGCGTCGCGCAGACGTAGACCTCGCGCGCGCCCAGCTTGATCAGCGCCCGCGACGCCTCCGACACCGTGCCGGCCGTGTCGATCATGTCGTCGACGATCAGGCACGCGTGCCCGTTGACGTCGCCGATCACGTTCAGCACCTCGGCCACGTTCGCCTTCGGGCGGCGCTTGTCGATGATCGCGAAGCCCGCGTCGAGCTGCTTCGCGAAGCCGCGCGCCATCTTCGCCGCGCCGACGTCCGGCGCCACCACCACGAGGTCCGCGAGCTTCTTCTTGCGGTAGTGGTTCACCAGCACCGGGCGCGCATACAGGTGGTCCACCGGGATGTCGAAGAAGCCCTGCAGCTGGTGCTGGTGGAAGTCGATCCCGAGCACGCGGTCGGCGCCGGCGGTCTGGATCATGTTCGCCACCAGCTTGGCGCCGATCGCGACGCGCGGCTGGTCCTTGCGGTCCTGCCGCGAGTAGCCGTAGTACGGCATCACGACCGTGATGCGGGCGGCGCTCGCCCGGCGCGCGGCGTCGATCAGGAGCAGCAGCTCCATCACGTTCTCCGCGGGCGGGTTCGTCGGCTGCACGATGAAGACGTCCGCCCCGCGGATGTTCTCGTCGAGGCGGACGAAGATCTCACCGTCGGCGAAGCGGGTGCACGTCGCCTTCGTGAGCTCGAGGCCGAGCTGGCGGCTGATCTCCTCCGCGAGCGGACGGTTGCCGGTGCCGCAGAGGAGCTTGTAGCCCGGCTTCGCGGGCGTCGTGGTCTCGACCGCGGCGGGCTTGGAAAGCACTTGGGAAGCCACCAGGGATCTCCAGGGAGTGCCGCGCCGCCGCCGGAACGCGGCCGCGCGTGCTGCAACGTCGGGATTGCCCCGCGTGGATTCGAACCACGATCACCGCATCCAAAGTGCGGGGTCCTGCCGTTGAACGACGGGGCAAGCGGGGCGAAGTCTAGCCGCTCACGGAAACCGGAGCAACGCGAGTGGCGGTGCGCGTCTGGACGATCGCGAAGCCGCGCGGCGCCCGGCTCGCGCCCTCGTCCGCCTCCTCGCCGCCGTCCGCATCGTCGTCGGCGTCGGCCGTGACGGCGGCGTCATCGTCCGGCTCCGCGTCGTCCGCGCCCGGGCCGCGCACCTCGAACACGACCTCCACGCCGTCCAGCGGCGTGAGGAGGAAGACGGTCGCCCCAGAGCCCGACATGAGCGCGATCGGCGCCGTGTCGCCGCCCGCCGGGTCGCGGCGCGCGGGCTCGCCGTCGGTGTGATGCAGCGCGTCCACGCGCCGCGTCACCTGGTCGAACATCTGCCGCACCGCCGCGAGGTCCTCGCGCTGCGGGAAGACGACCTCCTCGAAGTCGTTCGTCGCCACGAGCGCGACGTCGTCCCAGCGCGCCAGCCGGTCGGGCGTCCAGAGGATCGGCCGTGGGCGCGTCGCGTCGCCGCGGCGCGCGGCCAGCGCCGCGTACGCCGCCGCGGTCGACACGCCCTCGCCGAACAGCGCCAGGTGCACGCGGCGCGACGGCAGCGCGGGCAGCGCGAGCATGCGCTCGCCGC
This region of Roseisolibacter agri genomic DNA includes:
- the ychF gene encoding redox-regulated ATPase YchF, with protein sequence MLRIGIVGLPNVGKSTLFNALTSAGVLAANYPFATKDPNVGRVNVPDARLDRLADVVKPQRTVPAVVEFVDIAGLVKGASQGEGLGNQFLANIRETDAIVHVVRCFDDDDVLHVMGDVNPVRDREVIEFELALADLATVEKRLDRTRRAAKTGDADAKAEVAVLERAYEFLKDGRGLWEAKLTDDEKATLQPLSLLTVKPILYAANVTDAELTGDEGAHLKALRAAIVASGELASVVPFSAKIESELAELPAEDRADFLASLGLESAGLDRLIRAGYDLLGLETYFTAGEQEVRAWTIHRGDTAPKAAGVIHTDFERGFIKADTVGYDDFVSMGGWKGAREKGAVRSEGKEYVVADGDVMLFKFNV
- the pth gene encoding aminoacyl-tRNA hydrolase, yielding MKVLLGLGNPGREYEATRHNVGWWVLDHLADVWRFDGWRKDGDALTTTGLVGSLKVRLVKPQTYYNLSGTVLRTYLRKPFWAPATDLLVVCDDVALPVGRYRLRPQGGAGGSNGLKSIEREIGSQNYGRLRIGTKPVDEAREIGNLADFVLSPFDAVERQEVVALMPKLVDASETWLRDGILAAMNKHNSNG
- a CDS encoding 50S ribosomal protein L25/general stress protein Ctc; protein product: MANTNLAAEPRSETGKGVARKLRAAGRIPAVVYGHNRAAESITVDARELERLLGRISAASTVVELGLGGGTARTLIREIQRHPVRRHILHVDFQELVAGEKVTVNVPLVFVGTAIGVREQGGIFEEVMREISISVDPASIPNHVDVDISKLTIGHPLHVRDLQLPAGVTVLDDADATVCSVAGSKAAASEETTAASPAEPEVIRQKKAEE
- a CDS encoding ribose-phosphate diphosphokinase, which encodes MLSKPAAVETTTPAKPGYKLLCGTGNRPLAEEISRQLGLELTKATCTRFADGEIFVRLDENIRGADVFIVQPTNPPAENVMELLLLIDAARRASAARITVVMPYYGYSRQDRKDQPRVAIGAKLVANMIQTAGADRVLGIDFHQHQLQGFFDIPVDHLYARPVLVNHYRKKKLADLVVVAPDVGAAKMARGFAKQLDAGFAIIDKRRPKANVAEVLNVIGDVNGHACLIVDDMIDTAGTVSEASRALIKLGAREVYVCATHALLSGPAKQRLSEAPIVEVTVTDTINIAPERRFDSLHVLSVGELLAKAIRFTHSDQSVSSLFD
- the ispE gene encoding 4-(cytidine 5'-diphospho)-2-C-methyl-D-erythritol kinase produces the protein MTGSAVREAHVVAQAKVNLFLRILAREASGHHQLETLFQRLELGDDVRVRVGVSGRSLDCGGADDLGPTERNLAWRAAAAYHAAAGWPDGWAIEIEKRIPVGGGLGGGSADAGAVLRCLNALAPRPLSAGELLALAAPLGADVPFLATEAPLALAWGRGERMLALPALPSRRVHLALFGEGVSTAAAYAALAARRGDATRPRPILWTPDRLARWDDVALVATNDFEEVVFPQREDLAAVRQMFDQVTRRVDALHHTDGEPARRDPAGGDTAPIALMSGSGATVFLLTPLDGVEVVFEVRGPGADDAEPDDDAAVTADADDDADGGEEADEGASRAPRGFAIVQTRTATRVAPVSVSG